A single region of the Nicotiana sylvestris chromosome 6, ASM39365v2, whole genome shotgun sequence genome encodes:
- the LOC138871460 gene encoding uncharacterized protein, with product MPRNSTRTGELLEGLADPKKIFRAFNRANRRLQPPQQTDKFETDMGDAINPNGNGRYEQVNLNVKRRSTSGALYDWAQPTADKLATAIVVPAIQAESFQITNNMLHLLQNKGLFSGTQLEDPQQHLKNFLSICKTQRQPNVTPEAIRLLLFPLSMTGAAQVWLNSLPINSIATWDELVKKFHNKFHPPNKTTQQIDEIVSFKQKPMETLHETWSMFKGMLVMCPHHGIPEQMLGQRFYMGLSDGLKNIVDASAGGAFLSKTWREGQSLLDKMAQNSGWTSRNAPITPVVHSVPLDPSNTMAENMATLLTQMSIPTKKVEKSGQKQQVHIVDTTNGGLCTSCISQPVGNPWNTELDHHHQHPEDMNYVANYGGQRQGNHNWGQQTQKQYRPPPPQYNAGNMGGMRPPNNMAPYPRSQGYNNQQQGYHPPQQQHSGRQDDGFARLEAMMQQVIGSTAKINERVDAHDASIKNIEVQMGQISMSLNNRPQGTLPADTQINPKD from the coding sequence atgcctagaaactctACGAGGACTGGAGAATTACTTGAAGGACTCGCAGACCCTAAGAAAATATTCAGGGCATTTAACCGTGCCAACAGAAGACTTCAACCACCTCAACAAACAGACAAATTCGAAACTGACATGGGAGACGCAATCAACCCTAACGGAAACGGCAGGTATGAGCAAGTCAACTTGAATGTCAAGAGACGCAGCACCTCTGGTGCACTGTATGACTGGGCACAGCCCACAGCTGACAAATTAGCTACTGCCATAGTTGTGCCTGCAATACAAGCTGAGTCGTTCCAGATCACAAATAATATGCTGCACTtattgcaaaacaagggactctTTTCTGGGACACAACTTGAAGATCCTCAGCaacacttgaagaacttcctgtCGATCTGCAAGACCCAAAGGCAGCCCAATGTCACTCCAGAGGCTATCAGGTTATTATTGTTCCCATTATCGATGACAGGAGCTGCACAGgtttggctaaactcactccccataaattCTATAGCAACGTGGGATGAGTTAGTCAAGAAGTTTCATAACaagtttcatccacccaacaaaactacccaacaaattgatgagatcgTGAGCTTCAAGCagaaaccaatggagacactgcatgaaacatggAGCATGTTCAAAGGAATGTTGGTTATGTGTCCACATCATGGTATTCCAGAACAGATGTTGGGACAACGATTTTATATGGGACTGTCAGATGGGTTGAAGAATATTgtggatgcttcagctggtggggCATTCTTGAGCAAGACATGGAGAGAAGGTCAGAGTTTACTTGATAAAATGGcacagaattcgggatggacatcCAGGAATGCACCCATCACTCCAGTAGTACACTCAGTGCCCCTTGATCCTTCAAACactatggctgaaaatatggcgACCCTCCTGACACAAATGAGCATCCCCACCAAAAAGGTGGAGAAATCAGGacagaagcagcaggtacacatagtagacactaccaatgggggcttgtgcacatcttgcattagtcaacCAGTTGGTAATCCTTGGAATACAGAGCTTGATCATCATCATCAGCACCCTGAAGATATGAACTATGTAGCTAACTATGGGGGTCAGAGACAGGGAAATCATAACTGGGGTCAGCAAACTCAAAAACAGTACAGACCACCTCCGCCACAATATAACGctggaaacatgggaggtatgagaccccccAACAACATGGCTCCGTATCCTAGATCCCAGGGGTATAACAATCAGCAGCAGGGGTACCACCCGCCTCAGCAGCAGCATAGTGGAAGACAGGacgatgggtttgctagactggaagcaatgatgcagcaggttattgggtccacTGCGAAGATAAATgagagagtagatgcacatgacgcatctatcaaaaatattgaagtgcagatggGCCAAATTTCAATGTCTCTGAATAATCGTCCTCAAGGAACGCTACCTGCAGATACCCAAATCAATCCTAAAGATTAG
- the LOC138871462 gene encoding uncharacterized protein has protein sequence MPRNSTRTGELLEGLADPEKIFRAFNRANRRLQPPQQTDKFETDMGDAINPNGNGRYEQVNLNVKRRSTSGALYDWAQPTADKLATAIVVPAIQAESFQITNNMLHLLQNKGLFSGTQLEDPQQHLKNFLSICKTQRQPNVTPEAIRLLLFPLSMTGAAQVWLNSLPINSIATWDELVKQFHNKFHPPNKTAQQIDEIVSFKQKPMETLHETWSRFKGMLVMCPHHGIPEQMLGQRFYMGLSDGLKNIVDASAGGAFLSKTWREGQSLLDKMAQNSGWTSRNAPITPVVHSVPLDPSNTMAENMATLLTQMSIPTKKVEKSGQKQQVHIVDTTNGGLCTSCISQPVGNPWNTELDHHHQHPEDMNYVANYGGQRQGNHNWGQQTQKQYRPPPPQYNAGNMGGMRPPNNMAPYPRSQGYNNQQQGYHPPQQQHSGRQDDGFARLEAMMQQVIGSTAKINERVDAHDASIKNIEVQVGQISMSLNNRPQGTLPADTQINPKD, from the coding sequence atgcctagaaactctACGAGGACTGGAGAATTACTTGAAGGACTCGCAGACCCTGAGAAAATATTCAGGGCATTTAACCGTGCCAACAGAAGACTTCAACCACCTCAACAAACAGACAAATTCGAAACTGACATGGGAGACGCAATCAACCCTAACGGAAACGGCAGGTATGAGCAAGTCAACTTGAATGTCAAGAGACGCAGCACCTCTGGTGCACTGTATGACTGGGCACAGCCCACAGCTGACAAATTAGCTACTGCCATAGTTGTGCCTGCAATACAAGCTGAGTCGTTCCAGATCACAAATAATATGCTGCACTtattgcaaaacaagggactctTTTCTGGGACACAACTTGAAGATCCTCAGCaacacttgaagaacttcctgtCGATCTGCAAGACCCAAAGGCAGCCCAATGTCACTCCAGAGGCTATCAGGTTATTATTGTTCCCATTATCGATGACAGGAGCTGCACAGgtttggctaaactcactccccataaattCTATAGCAACGtgggatgagttagtcaagcAGTTTCATAACaagtttcatccacccaacaaaactgcccaacaaattgatgagatcgTGAGCTTCAAGCagaaaccaatggagacactgcatgaaacatggAGCAGGTTCAAAGGAATGTTGGTTATGTGTCCACATCATGGTATTCCAGAACAGATGTTGGGACAACGATTTTATATGGGACTGTCAGATGGGTTGAAGAATATTgtggatgcttcagctggtggggCATTCTTGAGCAAGACATGGAGAGAAGGTCAGAGTTTACTTGATAAAATGGcacagaattcgggatggacatcCAGGAATGCACCCATCACTCCAGTAGTACACTCAGTGCCCCTTGATCCTTCAAACactatggctgaaaatatggcgACCCTCCTGACACAAATGAGCATCCCCACCAAAAAGGTGGAGAAATCAGGacagaagcagcaggtacacatagtagacactaccaatgggggcttgtgcacatcttgcattagtcaacCAGTTGGTAATCCTTGGAATACAGAGCTTGATCATCATCATCAGCACCCTGAAGATATGAACTATGTAGCTAACTATGGGGGTCAGAGACAGGGAAATCATAACTGGGGTCAGCAAACTCAAAAACAGTACAGACCACCTCCGCCACAATATAACGctggaaacatgggaggtatgagaccccccAACAACATGGCTCCGTATCCTAGATCCCAGGGGTATAACAATCAGCAGCAGGGGTACCACCCGCCTCAGCAGCAGCATAGTGGAAGACAGGacgatgggtttgctagactggaagcaatgatgcagcaggttattgggtccacTGCGAAGATAAATgagagagtagatgcacatgacgcatctatcaaaaatattgaagtgcagGTGGGCCAAATTTCAATGTCTCTGAATAATCGTCCTCAAGGAACGCTACCTGCAGATACCCAAATCAATCCTAAAGATTAG